A window from Chromatiaceae bacterium encodes these proteins:
- a CDS encoding peroxiredoxin, producing MDTITDNYRMPRINEPAPAFEARTTHGVKKLEDYRGKWLVLFSHPADFTPVCTTEFTAFAKHFDAFKAVNTELLGLSIDSYYSHVAWVRNIKERFDVDIQFPIIEDLSMNVARAYGMIHPGAADTSAVRATFIIDPEGVLRAMVYYPMTNGRSIPEFLRLIKALQASDQHKVATPEGWQPGDKVIVPPPQDMQAAAARMDEGYECTDWYFCKKAL from the coding sequence ATGGACACCATCACAGACAACTACCGGATGCCACGCATCAATGAGCCCGCCCCCGCATTCGAGGCGCGCACGACCCATGGCGTCAAGAAACTCGAGGACTACCGCGGCAAGTGGCTGGTGCTGTTCTCGCACCCGGCCGACTTCACCCCGGTCTGCACCACCGAGTTCACCGCGTTCGCCAAACACTTCGATGCATTCAAAGCGGTCAACACCGAGCTGCTCGGCCTGTCGATCGACAGTTATTACAGCCACGTCGCGTGGGTGCGCAATATCAAGGAACGCTTCGACGTCGACATCCAGTTCCCGATCATCGAGGACCTGTCGATGAACGTCGCCCGAGCCTACGGCATGATCCATCCGGGTGCCGCGGACACCTCAGCGGTGCGCGCGACCTTCATCATCGACCCCGAGGGTGTATTGCGCGCGATGGTCTACTACCCAATGACCAACGGCCGCTCGATCCCGGAGTTCCTGCGCCTGATCAAGGCCCTGCAGGCGTCGGACCAGCACAAGGTGGCGACACCGGAAGGCTGGCAACCGGGGGACAAAGTGATAGTCCCGCCGCCCCAGGACATGCAGGCGGCCGCGGCGCGGATGGACGAAGGCTACGAGTGCACCGACTGGTATTTCTGCAAGAAGGCTCTCTGA
- the thiC gene encoding phosphomethylpyrimidine synthase ThiC, producing the protein MSAIPEDFIKKTNELSDEVTRPFPGARKVYVEGSRADIRVPMREISQSPTPASFGAEENPPITVYDTSGPFTDPDTRIDLLRGMPDLRSAWIDERGDTEQLDGPTSDYGHQRQHDPALAHLRFEHIRAPRRAKAGRNVTQMHYARQGIVTPEMEFVAIRENQRLDEMRADPRYARLLRQHPGQGFGASLPEQITAEFVRDEIARGRAIIPANINHPELEPMIIGRNFRVKINTNIGNSAVTSSIEEEVEKMAWSARWGGDTLMDLSTGKNIHETREWILRNAPMPIGTVPIYQALEKVNGKAEDLTWEMFRDTLIEQAEQGVDYFTIHAGVLLRYVPLTADRVTGIVSRGGSIMAKWCLAHHKENFLYTHFEEICEIMKAYDVSFSLGDGLRPGSIADANDAAQFGELEALGELTQIAWRHDVQVMIEGPGHVPMQMIKENMDKELVDCFEAPFYTLGPLTTDIAPGYDHITSGIGAANIGWYGTAMLCYVTPKEHLGLPNKADVREGIITYKLAAHAADLAKGLPGAQVRDNALSKARFEFRWEDQFNLGLDPDRAREYHDETLPKDSAKVAHFCSMCGPHFCSMKITQDVREYAASHKFKDIEVAVEEGMKEKAEEFRRQGAEIYKPV; encoded by the coding sequence ATGAGCGCGATTCCCGAAGACTTCATCAAGAAGACCAACGAGCTTTCGGACGAGGTGACACGACCCTTTCCCGGGGCCCGAAAGGTCTACGTCGAGGGGTCGCGTGCGGATATCCGCGTGCCGATGCGCGAGATCAGCCAATCCCCAACCCCGGCCAGTTTCGGTGCCGAGGAAAACCCGCCGATCACCGTCTACGACACCTCCGGACCCTTCACCGATCCCGACACCCGGATCGATCTGTTGCGTGGTATGCCGGACCTGCGCAGCGCCTGGATCGACGAACGCGGCGATACCGAGCAACTCGACGGGCCGACCTCGGACTATGGGCACCAGCGCCAGCATGACCCGGCGCTGGCCCACCTGCGCTTCGAGCACATCCGCGCGCCGCGTCGTGCCAAGGCCGGTCGCAACGTGACCCAGATGCATTACGCACGCCAGGGCATCGTCACGCCGGAGATGGAGTTCGTCGCGATCCGCGAGAACCAGCGGCTCGACGAGATGCGCGCAGACCCGCGCTATGCCAGGTTGCTGCGCCAGCACCCGGGGCAGGGCTTCGGTGCCAGCCTGCCAGAGCAAATCACCGCCGAGTTCGTGCGCGACGAGATCGCACGCGGCCGCGCGATCATCCCGGCCAACATCAACCACCCTGAACTCGAGCCGATGATCATCGGCCGCAACTTCCGGGTGAAGATCAACACCAACATCGGCAACTCGGCGGTGACCTCGTCGATCGAGGAAGAGGTCGAGAAGATGGCCTGGTCGGCGCGCTGGGGCGGCGACACGCTGATGGACCTGTCGACCGGCAAGAACATCCACGAGACGCGCGAGTGGATCCTGCGCAACGCGCCGATGCCGATCGGCACGGTACCGATCTACCAGGCGCTGGAGAAGGTCAACGGCAAGGCGGAGGATCTGACCTGGGAGATGTTCCGCGACACGCTTATCGAACAGGCCGAGCAGGGCGTCGACTACTTCACGATCCACGCCGGGGTGTTGTTGCGCTATGTGCCGCTGACCGCCGACCGCGTCACCGGCATCGTCTCACGCGGCGGTTCGATCATGGCCAAGTGGTGTCTCGCGCATCACAAGGAAAACTTCCTGTACACGCACTTCGAAGAGATCTGCGAGATCATGAAGGCCTACGACGTGTCGTTCTCGCTCGGCGACGGCCTGCGCCCGGGTTCGATCGCCGACGCCAACGATGCGGCCCAGTTCGGCGAGCTCGAGGCACTCGGCGAGCTGACCCAGATCGCGTGGCGGCACGACGTGCAGGTCATGATCGAGGGCCCCGGCCACGTGCCGATGCAGATGATCAAGGAAAACATGGACAAGGAACTGGTCGACTGTTTCGAGGCGCCGTTCTACACCCTCGGCCCACTGACGACCGACATCGCGCCCGGCTACGACCACATCACCTCGGGTATCGGCGCCGCCAACATCGGTTGGTATGGCACCGCAATGCTGTGCTACGTGACGCCCAAGGAACACCTCGGTCTGCCCAACAAGGCCGACGTGCGCGAGGGCATCATCACCTACAAGCTGGCCGCGCATGCGGCCGATCTGGCGAAGGGCCTGCCCGGTGCCCAGGTGCGAGACAATGCGCTGTCGAAGGCGCGTTTCGAGTTCCGCTGGGAGGACCAGTTCAACCTGGGTCTCGACCCGGACCGTGCACGCGAGTATCACGACGAGACGCTGCCGAAGGACTCGGCCAAGGTCGCGCACTTCTGCTCGATGTGCGGTCCGCACTTCTGCTCGATGAAGATCACCCAG
- the waaA gene encoding lipid IV(A) 3-deoxy-D-manno-octulosonic acid transferase: protein MRRLYTLLLYPLFPLVLLRLLWRSLRAPGYRRRWLERLGWFTPPTSWGGLWVHAVSVGEVQAVLPAIRQILADTPTLPVTVTTTTPTGSARVREQLGEQVFHVYFPYDLPFALTGFIRRVRPRVLLMVETEIWPNLLHHCRRHGIYTLLGNARLSAKSARGYARLGGFARETFAQIDCVAAQDGADAARFRELGVAPERVHVTGSIKFDMRIPASLEERVEVLRRDWGGRPVWIAGSTHEGEEEQILVAHRQVLQRNPDALLVLVPRHPERFDRVAALCRREGMSVTRRSDPGDFDADTQVYLGDTMGELPAMLGSADVAFIGGSLVKIGGHNMLEAAAQGVAVCFGPHVFNFAAISQLLLEAAAARQVANAAELADQVSAWFADASKRAEAGENGRAVVARNRGALNRLLKLIPLP from the coding sequence ATGCGCCGGCTCTACACCCTGCTGCTCTACCCGCTGTTTCCGCTGGTGCTGTTGCGGCTGCTGTGGCGCAGCCTGCGCGCGCCGGGATACCGCCGGCGCTGGCTCGAGCGACTGGGCTGGTTCACCCCGCCAACCAGCTGGGGTGGCCTGTGGGTGCACGCAGTGTCGGTTGGCGAGGTGCAGGCGGTGCTGCCGGCGATCCGCCAGATCCTCGCCGACACACCCACATTGCCGGTCACGGTCACGACCACGACCCCGACAGGATCCGCGCGGGTGCGCGAACAGCTTGGCGAGCAGGTCTTCCATGTGTACTTCCCCTACGATCTGCCGTTCGCACTGACCGGGTTCATCCGCCGTGTCAGGCCGCGCGTGCTGCTGATGGTGGAGACCGAGATCTGGCCGAATCTGTTGCACCACTGCCGGCGCCATGGGATCTACACGTTGCTGGGCAATGCGCGACTTTCTGCCAAGTCGGCCCGCGGCTATGCCCGTCTGGGCGGCTTCGCACGCGAGACCTTCGCGCAGATCGACTGTGTGGCCGCACAGGATGGCGCAGATGCGGCACGTTTCCGCGAGTTGGGGGTTGCGCCCGAACGTGTGCATGTCACCGGCAGTATCAAGTTCGACATGCGGATACCGGCAAGCCTGGAGGAACGCGTCGAGGTGCTGCGTCGCGACTGGGGCGGGCGACCGGTGTGGATAGCCGGCAGTACCCACGAAGGTGAAGAGGAGCAGATCCTGGTCGCGCATCGCCAGGTGTTGCAACGCAATCCCGATGCGCTGCTCGTTCTGGTGCCGCGCCATCCCGAACGCTTCGACCGGGTCGCCGCGCTGTGTCGGCGCGAGGGGATGTCGGTCACGCGGCGTTCGGACCCGGGCGATTTTGACGCCGACACCCAGGTCTATCTGGGCGACACCATGGGTGAGCTGCCGGCGATGCTGGGATCGGCCGACGTGGCGTTCATCGGCGGCAGCCTGGTCAAGATCGGCGGTCACAACATGTTGGAGGCGGCCGCGCAGGGCGTCGCGGTGTGCTTCGGGCCGCACGTGTTCAATTTCGCGGCGATCAGCCAGCTGTTGCTGGAGGCCGCTGCGGCGCGGCAGGTCGCGAATGCGGCCGAGCTCGCGGATCAGGTCAGCGCGTGGTTCGCCGATGCCAGCAAGCGCGCCGAGGCGGGCGAGAACGGGCGCGCGGTCGTCGCGCGCAACCGTGGCGCACTGAACCGCCTGCTCAAGTTGATTCCACTGCCCTGA
- a CDS encoding peptidoglycan-binding protein → MLKRFEYTGLAAVVALLSVPAVAAPVDATQALPAAKPGECYAKVVVPAEYKTENVDVTVREASVRIETIPAQFEMVEEKVLVREAGNELVPVPAEYETAVESVELWPARKIWTAGRKKNAPPASPALLAAIGDSGIKLEEQPPGACLNEFFTPAQFKDEQVKVLKTEGYEKVEVEPAAYEMVEEQVLVKQASKKVVEVPAEFETVTEQVLVAPATTMWKAGRGPIQRIDNSTGEIMCLVEVPAKYETVTRKVIKTPATTKEVEIPAEYKVQQVSKLVKPAQERRIKVEPTYATLTKRVKVADERYAWYPDWEEKPAGNATGHTVCLREFPAKVVEVEQRKLKTAATVREVEIPAEYKTVKVRKVVKPAGENRIEIPAVVETVAKKVKVSDERLEWRSVLCETNMTPRIMTDLQRALQEAGFDPGPVDGQIGAQTMRAVDDFQRTKGMERGGLTLSTLEALGVKI, encoded by the coding sequence ATGCTGAAACGCTTTGAATACACCGGCCTGGCTGCGGTGGTTGCGCTGCTGTCGGTACCCGCGGTCGCTGCACCGGTCGACGCGACCCAGGCACTGCCTGCGGCCAAACCCGGCGAGTGTTACGCCAAGGTCGTGGTCCCAGCCGAATACAAGACCGAGAACGTCGACGTGACCGTGCGCGAGGCCTCGGTGCGCATCGAGACGATTCCGGCGCAGTTCGAGATGGTCGAGGAAAAGGTCCTGGTCCGCGAGGCCGGCAACGAGTTGGTTCCGGTGCCGGCCGAGTACGAGACCGCGGTCGAGTCGGTCGAGTTGTGGCCGGCGCGCAAGATCTGGACGGCCGGACGCAAGAAGAACGCGCCGCCCGCCAGCCCGGCATTGCTCGCGGCGATCGGCGACAGCGGTATCAAGCTCGAGGAACAGCCGCCGGGCGCCTGCCTGAACGAGTTCTTCACGCCCGCGCAGTTCAAGGACGAGCAGGTCAAGGTGTTGAAGACCGAGGGTTACGAGAAGGTCGAGGTCGAACCGGCGGCCTACGAGATGGTCGAGGAGCAGGTCCTGGTCAAGCAGGCGAGCAAGAAGGTCGTCGAGGTCCCGGCCGAGTTCGAGACGGTCACTGAGCAGGTACTGGTCGCGCCGGCGACCACCATGTGGAAGGCCGGGCGCGGACCGATCCAGCGGATCGACAATTCGACCGGCGAGATCATGTGTCTGGTGGAAGTGCCGGCGAAGTACGAGACGGTCACGCGCAAGGTCATCAAGACCCCGGCGACGACCAAAGAGGTCGAGATTCCGGCCGAGTACAAGGTGCAGCAGGTCAGCAAGCTGGTCAAACCGGCGCAGGAACGCCGCATCAAGGTGGAGCCGACCTACGCAACGCTGACCAAGCGCGTCAAGGTCGCCGACGAGCGCTATGCCTGGTATCCGGATTGGGAGGAAAAGCCCGCCGGCAATGCGACCGGACACACCGTGTGCCTGCGTGAGTTCCCGGCAAAGGTCGTCGAGGTCGAGCAGCGTAAGCTGAAGACCGCGGCAACGGTGCGTGAGGTCGAGATCCCGGCCGAGTACAAGACGGTCAAGGTCCGCAAGGTCGTGAAGCCGGCAGGTGAGAACCGCATCGAGATCCCGGCGGTCGTCGAGACCGTTGCGAAAAAGGTCAAGGTCAGCGATGAACGCCTGGAATGGCGCAGCGTGTTGTGTGAAACGAACATGACCCCGCGCATCATGACCGACCTGCAGCGCGCGCTGCAGGAGGCGGGCTTCGACCCGGGTCCGGTCGATGGCCAGATCGGTGCACAGACGATGCGCGCCGTGGATGACTTCCAGCGTACCAAAGGCATGGAGCGTGGCGGCCTGACGCTGAGCACGCTCGAGGCGCTGGGTGTCAAGATCTGA
- a CDS encoding sulfurtransferase, with the protein MRDLSAAELRDYLAHSDDEPLLLDVREPWEFRVCRIEGSQLIPMGQLPASLNALDPDRATVVICHHGIRSRQVAMYLDYQGFGDVINLAGGVAAWAREVDPTMPTY; encoded by the coding sequence ATGCGTGACCTGAGCGCGGCTGAGCTGCGCGACTATCTGGCGCACTCCGACGACGAACCGCTATTGCTCGACGTACGTGAACCCTGGGAGTTCCGCGTCTGTCGCATCGAGGGTTCACAATTGATTCCGATGGGCCAACTGCCGGCCTCACTGAACGCGCTCGACCCGGATCGCGCAACAGTGGTGATCTGCCATCACGGGATCCGCAGCCGCCAGGTGGCGATGTACCTCGACTACCAGGGCTTCGGCGATGTGATCAACCTGGCCGGCGGGGTTGCCGCCTGGGCGCGCGAGGTCGATCCGACCATGCCGACCTATTGA
- a CDS encoding protein-L-isoaspartate O-methyltransferase, which produces MLANDLETARFNMIAQQIRPWEVIDERVLNAFEKVPRERFVGEEYRGLAFADIAVPIGEGQQMMKPVLEARMLQALDVRPGDNVLEIGTGSGFVTACLAHLGGVVTSYEISPALSEAAAKRLAALAVKNVELVAGDGLHASLAPASFQVIAVTGSLPTYPDYLEPLLAAHGRMFVVVGEAPAMTAILISRNDDGELWRQSLFETVLPALENAPQADHFVF; this is translated from the coding sequence ATGCTCGCCAACGACCTCGAAACCGCCCGCTTCAACATGATCGCCCAGCAGATCCGCCCGTGGGAGGTGATCGACGAGCGTGTATTGAACGCATTCGAAAAGGTCCCGCGCGAGCGCTTTGTCGGCGAGGAATATCGCGGCCTGGCGTTCGCCGACATCGCTGTCCCGATAGGCGAGGGTCAGCAGATGATGAAACCGGTACTCGAGGCACGCATGCTTCAGGCGCTCGATGTCCGGCCGGGCGACAACGTGCTCGAGATCGGTACCGGCAGCGGCTTCGTCACGGCATGCCTGGCCCACCTCGGTGGCGTCGTCACCAGCTATGAGATCAGTCCCGCGCTCAGCGAGGCCGCGGCCAAGCGCCTTGCCGCACTGGCGGTGAAGAACGTCGAGCTGGTCGCCGGCGATGGCCTGCACGCAAGCCTTGCACCGGCCAGCTTCCAGGTCATCGCGGTCACCGGCTCGCTGCCGACCTATCCCGATTACCTCGAGCCACTGCTCGCGGCGCACGGCCGGATGTTCGTCGTGGTCGGCGAGGCACCGGCGATGACGGCGATACTGATCAGCCGCAACGACGATGGCGAACTGTGGAGGCAGTCGTTGTTCGAGACCGTGCTGCCGGCCCTGGAAAACGCGCCCCAAGCCGATCATTTCGTGTTCTGA